The Candidatus Manganitrophus noduliformans genome window below encodes:
- a CDS encoding GIY-YIG nuclease family protein, which yields MFLLDGSADGRVVCELLNWTGKAYKIPRHLLRTSSERVDLYRAGVYFLFGRDETTNEIAITYVGEAEEIYPRLQQHQDKEFWNEALIFVSKDENLNKAHIKFLEHTIHQAAMTAGRYRLENSNTPNRPAISEVEMAVMSEFFDQLRLLTGALGYKVFEPLVASRTQAVFDRKEEQQPASSAEVPTVREFHISGARRAEACAIITAEGVVVLEGSFAAADEVESTPDSTRRLRAKLVEEGALVLQDSRYRFERDVLFATPSSAASVVLGRSANGRIELVDEAGRTLKELEEAPRLVNPPAAADY from the coding sequence ATGTTTCTGCTCGATGGCAGTGCTGATGGGCGTGTCGTCTGCGAATTGTTAAACTGGACAGGCAAGGCCTACAAAATCCCTCGACACCTTCTGAGGACCTCCTCGGAAAGAGTGGATCTCTATCGGGCTGGTGTCTACTTTCTATTCGGACGCGACGAAACTACGAACGAGATTGCAATCACATATGTGGGAGAGGCCGAAGAAATCTACCCTCGATTGCAGCAGCATCAGGACAAGGAATTTTGGAACGAGGCACTGATTTTCGTGAGCAAAGACGAAAACCTAAATAAGGCACACATTAAGTTTCTTGAACACACCATCCACCAAGCGGCCATGACGGCGGGGCGGTATCGACTCGAGAACAGCAACACACCGAATAGGCCAGCTATTTCCGAGGTCGAAATGGCTGTGATGTCGGAATTCTTCGACCAATTGCGTCTCTTGACCGGAGCGTTGGGCTACAAGGTGTTCGAGCCTTTAGTTGCTTCCAGGACGCAGGCAGTTTTCGACCGTAAAGAGGAACAACAACCAGCCTCTTCAGCCGAAGTTCCAACCGTACGCGAGTTTCACATAAGTGGCGCTCGCCGGGCCGAGGCTTGTGCAATCATCACGGCCGAAGGCGTTGTTGTGCTTGAAGGTTCATTTGCTGCTGCGGACGAGGTTGAATCTACACCAGACTCGACCAGACGTCTTCGGGCAAAGCTTGTGGAGGAAGGGGCTTTGGTTTTGCAAGACTCTCGGTATCGATTCGAGCGCGATGTCCTGTTCGCAACACCATCCTCAGCAGCGAGTGTTGTGCTTGGCCGGTCCGCCAATGGCCGGATTGAATTAGTTGACGAAGCCGGAAGAACGCTCAAAGAGCTAGAGGAAGCCCCCAGACTGGTTAACCCGCCCGCTGCAGCAGACTATTGA
- a CDS encoding DUF6602 domain-containing protein, whose product MKELAVARIQNYFNGVADKFESASLIASTAHHQPDIGSNREVIIRDFLQRHLPRRLSACLGGQVISHDGRESRQIDVVVVNDIGIRFDENDKTFVTVESVAGAITVKSTLNRDTLINALQNLASIPDPSQAALGFKVLTGNAFEAFLDRHPSFYVFAYDGMSGERCLMEVQEFYRVHPEIPLRRYPKGIVVNKRYMIRFVRDETRTSSGYVVSKDTLFLMTLEDPMRGYPFVQLLNDLSSYCDWLNYMDVSIHPYFNTGFGLPPMEARPNPSSERWTDQ is encoded by the coding sequence ATGAAAGAACTCGCTGTGGCAAGAATCCAGAACTACTTTAATGGCGTGGCTGACAAATTTGAAAGTGCTTCGCTTATAGCGAGTACTGCCCACCACCAACCAGATATTGGGTCAAACAGGGAAGTGATTATCAGAGATTTTTTACAGCGTCATCTTCCGAGGCGACTTTCAGCTTGCCTCGGTGGACAGGTTATTTCCCATGATGGACGTGAGTCAAGGCAGATTGATGTTGTGGTTGTAAATGACATTGGCATTAGATTCGATGAGAATGACAAGACATTCGTAACAGTGGAAAGCGTGGCAGGAGCCATTACTGTTAAGTCAACGCTAAATCGCGACACATTAATTAACGCCCTTCAGAACTTGGCGAGCATCCCCGATCCAAGTCAAGCGGCTCTGGGATTCAAGGTGCTCACGGGCAATGCATTCGAGGCGTTTCTCGACCGCCATCCTTCGTTTTACGTTTTTGCATACGATGGAATGAGTGGAGAACGATGCCTTATGGAAGTGCAAGAGTTTTATAGAGTTCACCCTGAAATCCCGCTTCGCAGATATCCAAAGGGGATAGTGGTTAATAAACGCTACATGATTCGCTTCGTTCGCGATGAAACTCGCACTTCATCAGGTTACGTTGTGTCCAAGGACACCCTCTTCCTTATGACACTGGAAGACCCTATGCGTGGGTATCCGTTTGTTCAACTACTTAACGACCTATCTTCATATTGCGATTGGCTCAATTACATGGACGTCTCAATACATCCCTATTTCAATACAGGATTCGGGTTGCCTCCAATGGAAGCCCGGCCTAACCCTTCGTCAGAACGTTGGACTGACCAGTGA
- a CDS encoding DUF123 domain-containing protein, which produces MNRKFQSNGEDKKGGLYHLLLRLPRKIQIRVGALDRKIFPSGYYIYTGSARRGLSHRLGRHLRRRKKRHWHIDFLTTVAPLKQILIDVSDRFTECQAHQTIMNAPGAEVIVAGFGSSDCRCRSHLAYFKKRPPLREAALISSPGHAKKIRPLLLISIFGTEILRGGSAMTKGDLIESIRNSSNGLSKKAAEEVVGAVFSTLSKTLKKEGRFAYPGFGVFTVKKRKARKGRNPKTGEAITIKASKTVGFKPAPSLKKSL; this is translated from the coding sequence TTGAATAGAAAGTTTCAGTCCAATGGCGAGGATAAAAAAGGCGGCCTCTACCACCTCCTGCTCCGTCTTCCTCGGAAGATTCAGATTCGGGTCGGAGCCCTGGACCGAAAGATCTTTCCTTCCGGCTACTACATCTATACCGGCAGCGCCAGGCGGGGGCTGTCCCATCGGCTTGGCCGCCACCTTCGGAGGAGAAAGAAACGGCACTGGCACATCGATTTTCTCACCACCGTTGCTCCGTTGAAACAGATTCTGATCGACGTCAGCGATCGTTTCACCGAATGCCAGGCGCATCAGACCATCATGAATGCGCCGGGAGCGGAGGTGATTGTGGCGGGGTTCGGTTCCTCCGACTGCCGCTGCCGATCTCATCTTGCCTACTTCAAGAAGCGGCCCCCATTGCGGGAGGCAGCCTTGATTTCATCGCCGGGACATGCTAAGAAGATCCGTCCTTTGCTGTTGATATCCATATTTGGAACTGAAATTCTACGAGGAGGAAGCGCCATGACCAAAGGAGATCTGATCGAATCGATTCGGAATTCGAGCAACGGTCTCAGCAAGAAAGCCGCTGAGGAGGTTGTCGGAGCAGTATTTTCTACTCTCAGCAAGACCCTCAAGAAAGAGGGGCGCTTTGCCTATCCCGGTTTCGGGGTCTTCACCGTGAAGAAGCGGAAGGCCCGGAAGGGGAGAAATCCGAAGACGGGAGAGGCGATCACGATCAAAGCTTCAAAAACCGTCGGATTCAAGCCGGCCCCCTCGTTGAAGAAAAGCCTTTAA
- a CDS encoding archaemetzincin family Zn-dependent metalloprotease: MIHLLPFGDVSQATSQTLAASLHPIFGVPVIPHDPVDLPPSSYDSERRQHAAAQILKGLARFKTSLTQVERVLGIVSVDLFAPDLNFVFGEADPREGVAVISIARLKPEFYGLPPNGSLLRLRILKEAVHELGHTYGLGHCPDPVCVMRFSNELQETDRKGASFCPECASRRLSSQSTM; the protein is encoded by the coding sequence TTGATCCATCTTCTCCCCTTCGGCGACGTCTCCCAGGCGACATCCCAGACCCTTGCCGCATCGCTCCATCCGATCTTCGGGGTTCCGGTCATCCCGCACGATCCGGTCGATCTTCCCCCCTCCAGTTATGATTCCGAGCGGCGCCAGCACGCCGCCGCCCAGATACTGAAAGGGCTGGCCCGGTTTAAGACCTCCTTGACCCAGGTGGAGCGGGTCCTGGGGATCGTGTCGGTCGATCTCTTTGCCCCGGACCTGAACTTCGTCTTCGGAGAGGCCGATCCGAGGGAAGGGGTGGCAGTGATCTCCATCGCGCGGCTGAAGCCGGAGTTCTACGGCCTCCCACCGAATGGATCGCTCCTTCGGCTGCGGATCTTGAAGGAAGCGGTCCATGAGTTGGGGCACACCTACGGCCTGGGACACTGCCCCGATCCGGTCTGCGTCATGCGCTTCTCCAACGAGCTCCAGGAGACCGACCGCAAGGGAGCCTCCTTCTGCCCGGAGTGCGCCTCCCGCCGATTATCCTCCCAATCAACAATGTGA
- a CDS encoding helix-turn-helix domain-containing protein: MNAMDRKILMLRKGITQAEIARRLGVSGATVSLVVSGRMRSRRVEQAIAETLGLPREILWPDRRGR, from the coding sequence ATGAACGCAATGGACCGGAAGATCCTCATGTTGCGGAAAGGGATCACCCAGGCGGAGATTGCGCGGAGGCTGGGGGTCAGCGGCGCGACCGTCTCCCTCGTCGTCAGCGGCAGGATGAGATCGAGACGGGTCGAGCAGGCGATTGCGGAGACACTGGGTCTTCCCCGCGAGATCCTCTGGCCCGATCGGAGGGGGCGATGA
- a CDS encoding transposase produces MATPRPPEAWCWQTFRAIRWGGRVFCPCCGEKARRHCRRGEAYCYWCRNCNRIFSDLTGTPFEGTKVPLSTWFMAIDLLGSEREITVNGLAHLAGIDRNTARIMKKKLEGLRDDPLIRSIGVDLFCLRRNDLPGRRDENRMDDDGVDAHTVRLSHGEKTAPSSHPL; encoded by the coding sequence ATGGCGACCCCAAGGCCTCCTGAAGCATGGTGCTGGCAGACCTTCAGAGCGATCCGCTGGGGCGGCAGGGTCTTCTGCCCCTGCTGCGGGGAGAAAGCCAGACGTCACTGCCGGCGGGGAGAGGCCTATTGCTACTGGTGCCGGAACTGTAACCGGATCTTCTCGGATCTGACCGGCACCCCGTTTGAAGGGACAAAAGTCCCCCTTTCGACCTGGTTTATGGCGATCGATCTGCTCGGATCTGAAAGAGAGATCACCGTGAACGGTCTTGCCCATCTTGCGGGAATTGACCGGAATACGGCCCGGATCATGAAGAAGAAGCTCGAAGGTCTGCGGGATGATCCGCTGATCCGGTCGATCGGAGTCGATCTCTTCTGCCTAAGGCGCAACGACCTGCCAGGGAGGAGAGATGAAAATAGGATGGATGACGATGGGGTGGATGCGCATACGGTGCGTTTGTCTCATGGTGAGAAAACCGCACCGTCTTCTCATCCACTATAA
- a CDS encoding ParB/RepB/Spo0J family partition protein, whose product MIEEKGEAEKDRAEPEIDELIDLLIKDPKGLSLEEGRRVYQHFLDQVDPISRQAETLREAIEEIDGHLERVKRGDPNYLITPQGTFFKPAVEIRVVPTDQLIPDTNYQDLFRDMEGEDFEQLKASIQENGIIQPIIVDPKMGVICGHQRLRAAKEIGLPSIPVVVRSVEKEETRGIMAIEENIRRRQLQPSEMARAVKKLTELEERKNRADLVAKEINLSRSQTYRYRDLSALIPEISSLLDGGKLTQQTALQIAQLDEDVQRVLYEALGERISGQKVDEFKRANADLIKQAERLNVEIERRKARETKLEAEKNRLQNDLEQAKSEATDEITRRLRLEEELKETRAESYQKLQEKQAVLDKITRNAEPKVVPPPDYKVVKEENAKLRTELKELKGKGGRHPDVILTELYGVFTGQILSVDLEAMKGKPDSSIRALFFPLMPRIKTWIDRLEELIEPQTKPR is encoded by the coding sequence ATGATTGAGGAAAAAGGCGAGGCAGAGAAAGACCGGGCCGAACCCGAGATCGACGAACTGATCGACCTGCTGATCAAAGATCCGAAAGGTCTCTCACTGGAAGAGGGCCGGCGGGTCTATCAGCACTTTCTCGATCAGGTCGATCCCATAAGCCGGCAGGCCGAAACGCTCAGAGAGGCGATCGAGGAGATCGATGGCCACCTTGAGCGGGTGAAACGGGGCGATCCCAACTATCTGATCACACCACAAGGGACTTTCTTCAAGCCGGCTGTTGAAATCAGAGTCGTCCCCACAGATCAGCTGATTCCCGATACAAATTATCAGGATCTCTTTCGGGACATGGAGGGGGAGGATTTCGAGCAGCTCAAAGCCTCCATTCAGGAAAACGGGATCATCCAACCGATCATCGTCGACCCGAAAATGGGGGTCATCTGCGGCCACCAGAGATTGCGCGCGGCCAAAGAGATCGGACTTCCATCGATTCCGGTGGTCGTCCGGTCGGTGGAGAAAGAAGAGACCCGGGGGATCATGGCGATTGAGGAGAACATCCGCCGCCGGCAGCTTCAACCTTCTGAGATGGCGCGGGCTGTCAAGAAGCTGACCGAACTGGAGGAGAGGAAGAACAGGGCGGATCTGGTTGCAAAAGAGATCAATCTCTCCCGATCGCAGACCTACCGGTATCGCGACCTCTCCGCTCTGATTCCGGAGATTTCATCCCTTCTCGATGGAGGAAAGCTGACCCAACAGACGGCGCTTCAGATCGCCCAACTGGATGAAGATGTTCAGAGGGTCCTCTATGAGGCGCTGGGAGAGCGGATCAGCGGACAGAAAGTAGACGAATTTAAACGGGCGAATGCCGATCTGATCAAGCAGGCCGAAAGACTGAACGTCGAGATCGAGCGGAGAAAAGCGCGAGAAACCAAGCTGGAGGCCGAAAAAAACAGATTGCAGAACGATCTTGAGCAGGCGAAGTCCGAGGCCACCGACGAGATCACAAGAAGACTGCGTTTAGAAGAAGAGCTGAAAGAGACCCGGGCCGAATCCTACCAGAAGTTGCAGGAAAAGCAGGCGGTCCTCGACAAAATCACGCGAAATGCCGAACCCAAGGTCGTTCCGCCGCCTGACTACAAGGTGGTGAAAGAGGAGAATGCGAAGCTCAGGACCGAACTGAAAGAGCTGAAGGGGAAAGGGGGAAGACATCCCGACGTTATCCTGACAGAACTCTATGGCGTATTCACCGGTCAGATCCTCTCTGTAGATCTTGAGGCCATGAAAGGAAAACCCGATTCATCCATCCGGGCGCTCTTTTTCCCGCTGATGCCGAGGATCAAGACCTGGATCGACCGCTTGGAGGAACTGATCGAGCCGCAGACAAAGCCGAGATGA
- a CDS encoding restriction endonuclease: protein MSLLLLNSFEDDQIPEITLKALLDLGDRTKEGTLVQAVARPWFEILNLIRCDPQGIYQIDPRTWEEIIAGAYRQAGFDEVILTPRSGDKGRDIVATKFGVGSIRIFDQVKAYKPGHVVTAEEIRAMIGVITGAQNVSKGIITTTSTFAPRIMKDDYIRPFIPYRLELKPREVLFPWLEELARGNATGRILEQ from the coding sequence ATGAGCCTTCTACTTCTCAACTCTTTCGAAGACGACCAGATCCCTGAGATCACGCTCAAAGCACTGCTCGATCTTGGTGATCGTACGAAAGAGGGGACCTTGGTCCAGGCCGTTGCCCGACCATGGTTCGAAATTCTGAACTTAATTCGCTGTGATCCACAGGGGATATATCAAATTGATCCACGGACTTGGGAGGAGATAATCGCCGGTGCCTACAGGCAAGCCGGATTTGATGAAGTGATTCTTACTCCGAGAAGCGGCGACAAGGGCCGTGATATCGTGGCAACAAAATTTGGGGTTGGTTCTATCCGCATTTTTGACCAAGTGAAGGCGTACAAACCAGGACATGTGGTCACAGCCGAGGAGATAAGGGCCATGATAGGCGTCATCACTGGAGCCCAGAATGTCTCGAAAGGCATCATAACAACAACCTCTACATTTGCCCCACGCATTATGAAGGACGATTATATCAGACCATTCATCCCCTATAGACTCGAACTAAAGCCACGCGAAGTCTTGTTTCCATGGCTTGAAGAACTGGCACGTGGCAACGCAACCGGCAGAATCTTGGAACAGTAG
- a CDS encoding HU family DNA-binding protein, translating into MTKGELIESIRKSSNGLSRKAAEEVVGAVFSTLSKTLKKEGRVAYPGFGVFTVKKRKARKGRNPKTGEAITIKASKTVGFKPAPSLKKSL; encoded by the coding sequence ATGACCAAAGGAGAGCTGATCGAGTCGATTCGGAAGTCGAGCAACGGTTTGAGCAGGAAAGCCGCTGAAGAGGTTGTCGGAGCAGTATTTTCGACTCTGAGCAAGACCCTCAAGAAGGAGGGGCGCGTCGCCTACCCCGGGTTTGGGGTCTTCACCGTGAAGAAGAGAAAGGCCCGGAAGGGGAGAAATCCGAAGACGGGAGAGGCGATCACCATCAAAGCTTCCAAGACCGTAGGATTCAAGCCGGCTCCTTCGCTGAAGAAAAGCCTTTAA
- the brxF gene encoding BREX-3 system P-loop-containing protein BrxF — MAQLLAEEVIRKIEESAGLYYRLTLLVAPSGGGKTSVLQDAKERIGVPLINLNLELSRRMLDLTARQRALQIPKLSEEIVIQAGNSVILLDNTEILFDISLKQDPLRLFQGISRNRTVVAAWNGSVENNYILYAEPGHPEYRRYPIRDLLLVCPARTIA, encoded by the coding sequence ATGGCTCAACTTTTAGCGGAAGAAGTCATTCGAAAAATAGAAGAATCGGCCGGGCTGTATTATCGGTTGACTCTGTTGGTCGCTCCGTCAGGTGGAGGGAAAACCTCAGTTCTACAGGACGCAAAAGAGCGCATCGGCGTACCGCTCATCAATCTCAACTTAGAACTTTCCCGACGAATGTTGGATCTTACAGCGCGGCAGAGGGCGCTCCAAATTCCGAAGCTGTCAGAGGAGATTGTCATCCAAGCTGGCAACAGCGTGATCCTGTTGGACAATACCGAAATTCTTTTCGATATATCTTTAAAGCAAGATCCGCTTCGCCTCTTTCAGGGAATCTCACGGAATAGAACGGTGGTTGCCGCCTGGAATGGTTCGGTAGAGAACAACTATATACTATATGCGGAACCGGGCCATCCGGAATACCGAAGATATCCCATTCGCGATTTATTGCTGGTCTGCCCGGCGAGGACGATCGCGTAA
- a CDS encoding DUF6079 family protein, producing the protein MKYGDLIQFEPIESVVQLRAADETAAARQLVRTYVISAEMAEKLVNLVVPQLQFDQPMDNKGLLVVGNYGTGKSHLMSVISALAENGDLSAHLNDGNVAQAAGKIGGRFKVVRTEIGATTMSLREILVAEMEEHLATMGVSYSFPSADKAPNNKRAFEEMMAAFHQEYPDHGLLLVVDEMLDYLRTRKDQELILDLNFLREIGEVCKYLRFRFIAGVQEAIFDSPRFSFVADSIRRVKDRFEQILIARKDVKFVVAERLLKKTADQQVKIREYLTPFAKFYGRMNERMDEFVRLFPVHPDYIDTFERVTAVEKREVLKTLSLAMKKLLSQNVPDDRPGVIAYDGYWMTLRENPSFRAVPDIKAVIDCSQVLESRIQQAFTRPAYKPMAIQLIHALSVHRLTTGDIYATLGATAEELRDALCLFQPGIEELGGDPADDLLSQVETVLREIHKTVSGQFISSNPDNRQYYLDLKKTDDFDAVIEKRAESLDSSQLDRYYYEALRRVMECTDQTYVTGYRIWQHELEWLERKAARQGYLFFGAPNERSTAVPPRDFYVYFIQPFDAPHFKDEKKPDELFLRLTNMDEAFRTALRSYAAALDLASTSSGHAKSTYESKASNFLRDLVQWLQKNMATAFEVTYQGRAKSLTEWAKGKSLRELSGIGSHERINFRDLVNTTAGICLGTNFQDQAPEYPFFSVLITGTNRAQAAQDALRAIAGQNRTKQATAVLDALELLDGDRLDPYRSKYGRHILGIAKKKGHGQVVNRSELIHDILGIEYLAPQTLRLEPEWAVVVLAALIYSGEVVLAIPGKKFDATGLPQLAGIGIDELAQFKHIERPKDWNLPALKALFELLGLTPGMAQLVTQGKDEPVQELQKAVTTTVERLVLVQQSLQTGLFFWGRNLLAEDEVKKLRAKLDETKTFLESLQAYTTTGKLKNFRYDASEVTAHRDGLSSLAEIKSLEELVVDLGSTASYLSTAEAVLPTGHEWIDKMKATRDEVLAQISDPAKRSAVTFRQQIQRKLNDLKKTYLLAYLSMHARARLGVNEDRHKAQLMGDERLKDLQKLSTIDLMPRQHLSNFQNRLAELKSCFAVTEQELDASPVCPHCNFKPGAEPPAAPAATMLDALDGELDKLVENWTQTLLANLEDPTTKGNLSLLKPEPRKLVDGFIKKRTLPDDLNQDFIHALQEALSGLTKVSVKIGDLRDALLAGGSPATPAEMWKRFEEYLDGLTKGKEPGKVRIVLE; encoded by the coding sequence ATGAAATACGGCGATCTGATTCAGTTTGAACCTATCGAATCCGTGGTTCAGCTGCGGGCTGCGGACGAGACCGCTGCCGCCCGGCAGCTTGTCCGGACCTATGTCATCTCCGCGGAGATGGCCGAGAAGCTGGTCAACCTTGTCGTTCCTCAGCTTCAGTTCGACCAGCCCATGGACAACAAGGGGCTGCTGGTCGTCGGCAACTACGGCACCGGTAAGTCGCACCTCATGTCTGTGATCTCCGCGCTGGCGGAGAACGGTGATCTGTCCGCACATCTCAACGACGGCAATGTCGCTCAAGCAGCGGGCAAGATCGGAGGCCGTTTTAAGGTGGTCCGGACCGAGATCGGGGCGACCACCATGTCCCTGCGCGAGATCCTTGTGGCCGAGATGGAGGAACATCTGGCCACCATGGGCGTGTCCTACTCCTTCCCGTCCGCTGACAAGGCGCCGAATAACAAGCGGGCCTTCGAGGAGATGATGGCCGCGTTCCATCAGGAGTATCCCGACCACGGCCTGCTCCTGGTGGTGGACGAGATGCTCGATTACCTGCGCACCCGCAAGGATCAGGAACTCATCCTCGATCTCAACTTCCTGCGCGAGATCGGCGAGGTCTGCAAGTACCTGCGGTTCCGCTTCATCGCCGGTGTCCAGGAAGCCATCTTCGACAGCCCGCGCTTTTCCTTTGTGGCCGACAGCATCCGCCGGGTGAAAGACCGCTTCGAGCAAATCCTCATCGCCCGCAAGGACGTCAAGTTCGTCGTGGCCGAGCGTCTACTCAAGAAGACTGCCGACCAACAGGTGAAAATCCGGGAGTACCTGACTCCCTTCGCCAAGTTCTATGGCCGCATGAACGAGCGCATGGATGAGTTCGTGCGCCTCTTCCCCGTGCATCCGGACTACATCGATACCTTCGAGCGGGTCACCGCGGTGGAAAAGCGCGAGGTGCTCAAGACTCTTTCGCTGGCCATGAAGAAGCTGCTCAGCCAGAACGTTCCGGACGACCGGCCCGGAGTCATCGCCTATGACGGTTACTGGATGACCTTGCGCGAGAACCCGTCCTTCCGCGCCGTCCCGGACATCAAGGCGGTCATCGACTGCAGCCAGGTGCTCGAATCCCGCATCCAGCAGGCTTTCACCCGTCCGGCCTATAAACCCATGGCGATCCAGCTCATCCATGCGCTCTCCGTTCACCGGCTTACGACGGGCGACATTTACGCCACCCTGGGCGCGACGGCTGAGGAGCTGCGCGATGCCTTGTGCCTCTTTCAGCCGGGCATCGAGGAACTGGGCGGCGATCCGGCCGATGACCTGCTCTCCCAGGTGGAGACCGTTCTACGGGAAATCCACAAGACAGTGAGCGGGCAGTTCATCTCGTCCAACCCTGATAACCGCCAGTACTACCTGGACCTCAAGAAGACCGACGACTTCGACGCTGTGATCGAGAAGCGGGCCGAAAGCCTCGATTCTTCGCAGCTCGACCGCTACTACTACGAGGCGCTTCGGCGGGTCATGGAGTGTACCGACCAGACCTACGTGACGGGCTACAGGATTTGGCAGCATGAGCTCGAATGGCTGGAGCGCAAGGCCGCGCGCCAAGGATACCTCTTCTTCGGCGCGCCCAACGAGCGTTCCACCGCAGTGCCACCGCGGGATTTCTATGTCTACTTCATCCAACCCTTTGACGCTCCGCACTTCAAGGACGAGAAGAAGCCCGACGAGCTGTTCCTGCGCCTGACGAACATGGACGAGGCGTTCCGCACAGCGCTTCGAAGCTACGCCGCAGCTCTGGACCTCGCGTCCACCTCCTCGGGCCACGCCAAGTCCACCTACGAATCCAAGGCGTCGAACTTCCTGCGGGACCTGGTGCAATGGCTGCAAAAGAACATGGCCACCGCCTTCGAGGTGACCTACCAGGGGCGCGCCAAGTCCCTGACAGAGTGGGCCAAGGGCAAGTCCCTCCGCGAGCTATCGGGCATCGGCTCCCACGAGCGCATCAACTTCCGTGACCTGGTGAACACCACCGCGGGCATCTGTCTCGGGACCAACTTCCAGGACCAAGCTCCCGAATACCCCTTCTTCTCGGTGCTCATCACCGGAACGAACCGGGCCCAGGCCGCGCAGGATGCCCTGCGCGCCATCGCAGGCCAGAACCGCACCAAACAGGCCACCGCGGTGCTGGACGCCCTTGAGCTTCTCGACGGTGACCGGCTCGACCCCTACCGGTCGAAGTACGGCAGGCACATCCTCGGCATCGCGAAGAAAAAGGGCCACGGCCAGGTGGTCAACCGCTCCGAACTGATCCATGACATCCTCGGCATCGAGTACCTTGCCCCGCAGACCCTCCGGCTGGAGCCCGAATGGGCCGTGGTTGTCCTAGCTGCGTTAATCTACTCCGGCGAGGTGGTGCTGGCCATCCCGGGCAAGAAATTCGACGCCACCGGCCTGCCGCAACTGGCCGGGATCGGTATCGACGAGCTGGCCCAGTTCAAGCACATCGAGCGGCCCAAGGACTGGAACCTCCCGGCGCTCAAGGCGCTTTTCGAACTGCTCGGACTTACGCCGGGCATGGCCCAACTGGTCACTCAGGGAAAGGACGAGCCGGTTCAGGAGCTACAGAAGGCCGTCACCACCACCGTGGAACGGCTGGTGCTCGTGCAGCAGAGCCTGCAGACCGGGCTGTTCTTCTGGGGCCGCAACCTGCTGGCCGAGGACGAAGTCAAGAAGCTGCGCGCCAAACTGGATGAGACCAAGACCTTCCTTGAATCCCTGCAAGCCTACACCACGACCGGCAAGCTCAAGAACTTCCGCTACGACGCCTCGGAAGTAACAGCGCATCGGGACGGGCTCAGTTCCCTTGCCGAGATCAAATCGCTTGAGGAACTGGTGGTCGACCTCGGGTCCACGGCATCGTACCTCTCCACCGCCGAGGCGGTCCTGCCCACCGGCCACGAGTGGATCGACAAGATGAAGGCGACGCGGGACGAAGTCCTCGCTCAGATCAGCGATCCGGCGAAGCGAAGCGCGGTCACCTTCCGCCAGCAAATCCAGCGCAAGCTCAACGACCTCAAAAAGACCTACCTGCTGGCCTACCTCTCCATGCACGCGAGAGCACGCCTGGGGGTGAACGAGGACAGGCACAAAGCCCAGCTCATGGGCGACGAGCGGCTCAAGGACCTGCAGAAACTTTCCACTATCGACCTGATGCCGCGCCAGCACCTCTCGAACTTCCAGAATCGGCTCGCCGAGTTGAAGAGCTGCTTCGCAGTCACCGAGCAGGAACTGGATGCGTCGCCGGTCTGCCCGCACTGCAACTTCAAGCCCGGTGCGGAACCGCCTGCGGCTCCCGCTGCGACGATGCTGGACGCCCTGGACGGCGAGCTCGATAAGCTGGTCGAGAACTGGACTCAGACGCTGCTCGCCAACCTCGAAGATCCGACCACCAAGGGCAACCTGAGCCTGCTCAAGCCCGAACCGCGCAAGCTGGTGGACGGCTTCATCAAGAAGCGGACCCTGCCGGACGACCTCAACCAGGACTTCATTCACGCCTTGCAGGAGGCGCTCTCCGGGCTCACAAAGGTCTCGGTCAAGATCGGGGATCTGCGCGACGCCTTGCTCGCGGGCGGCTCGCCGGCCACCCCGGCGGAGATGTGGAAGCGGTTCGAGGAATACCTGGACGGGCTTACCAAGGGCAAGGAGCCCGGCAAAGTGCGGATCGTACTCGAGTAA